A single Rhopalosiphum padi isolate XX-2018 chromosome 4, ASM2088224v1, whole genome shotgun sequence DNA region contains:
- the LOC132930861 gene encoding dynein regulatory complex protein 1 isoform X1, with translation MKSNRRSKYLKNDCNTNITPNKEKKHKRKMNATKNTRKYKFDTVEVEEKELDKMDVPVSVLKQIENSESDLINYTEEGSQLVTNVHLANDNRENNRRETDKSERDIRLKAVELESEIANAKFMEISSQWPIILKKNDALEIHKYLELQKKRGLDLIEQKNQMIEILKRDLAESDNRFLQEQAAQSEDVRILQERIENQVKFMRKQYKNHIQYIKSTMDQQREYRIDRAKKGWENLYNKIILTETDSLNNRLAMIEKKENNIMKQYEMNEEIIRNLKSNMNTELNYLQREFELIKLKCVDNVEKLNYNYQVLKRREEENACAKAIQRRKINKLQDILSTKKKILRENKTDFKAKVPLLHDEIEKLKQDIERHEKKAERFAEIQEKTYKELWNFSQEQINIHLQRIFNVDKFIHETQLSIDWQPPPKVKYLDVSDLPSYRKKPNTPNKQDNLTVDLRLRNDKKSVDSYTETRERALLQLVFDMTIKNSSFILDSELIEIIKSHPKNNLILLYNAMAAYGLNNIDSWRCLLSYAQTMVTCAICCGPIVWHKTDNINQSTNIDSEWKPDSKNKLIDNILMFTENHTKYTEKTLSAATNVSEKKRSNNDIHFFKENSTTQLDYDINTIVNTKYNDYRSIERANTDSDNSTITFSLSLTDFEQLCSENDSNPAIKYQHSLSQVDFEHFQMETEEQNDFLETTQLKYSGNIKEEKDQSIQKKLCDNPNHSLTISDTDYLRIIKKTIDISKSKVLDQHGQNCSDFYLTNTLSIKDINDYWKQFMYAFPEDRLVLWDVFDKAIKKYYQTLHLRCKKMKEVEQLETENMELKKILKQFMDTEQDDVRLQKMCTPKIRKQQQITSTKRNTKPTLFTDDSNNICGTSMHIFTVNRPDKKKISRPFTAPTNS, from the exons ATGAAGTCTAATAGAagatcaaaatatttgaaaaatgattgCAACACGAATATTACaccaaataaagaaaaaaaacacaagaGAAAGATGAACGCAACAAAAAATACTAGAAAATATAA aTTCGACACAGTAGAAGTGGAAGAAAAAGAACTTGATAAGATGGATGTACCTGTATctgtattaaaacaaattgaaaacagTGAATCAGACCTTATTAACTATACAGAAGAAGGGTCTCAATTAGTGACTAACGTACATTTAGCGAATGACAATCGTGAAAATAATCGTAGAGAAACTGACAAAAGTGAAAGAGATATTCGATTAAAAGCAGTTGAATTGGAATCTGAAATAGCTAATGCTAAATTTATGGAAATTAGCAGTCAATggcctataatattaaaaaaaaacgatgccTTAGAAATCCACAAATATTTAGAACTACAAAAaa AAAGAGGATTGGATcttattgaacaaaaaaatcaaatgattGAAATACTGAAACGTGATTTAGCTGAATCGGACAATAGATTTTTACAAGAACAGGCAGCCCAAAGTGAAGATGTTCGAATTTTACAAGAAAGGATTGAAAATCAAGTGAAATTTATgagaaaacaatacaaaaatcacatacaatacataaaa TCAACTATGGACCAACAACGAGAATATAGAATTGATAGAGCTAAAAAGGGCTGGGAAAacctttataataaaataatattaactgaaACCGATTCATTAAATAATCGTTTGGCAATGATCGAAAAgaaggaaaataatataatgaaacaatATGAAATGAACGAAGAAATAATCAGAAATTTAAAATCCAACATGAATACAGAATTAAAC tacttaCAAAGGGAATTTGagttaattaaacttaaatgtgTAGATAATGTGgagaaactaaattataattatcaagttCTCAAAAGACGAGAAGAGGAAAATGCTTGTGCAAAAGCTATCCAAAGGAGAAAAATCAATAA attacAGGATATTTTATCGACAAAGAAAaagattttaagagaaaataaaACTGATTTCAAAGCCAAAGTTCCTTTGCTACACgatgaaattgaaaaattgaaacaaGACATTGAGCGACACGAAAAAAAAGCTGAACGATTTGCGGAAATCCAAGAAAAGACGTATAAAGAACTGTGGAATTTTTCTCAAGAACAAATCAATATTCATTTACAAAga attttcaATGTCGATAAATTCATACACGAAACTCAATTAAGTATTGATTGGCAGCCACCGCCAAAAGTCAAATATCTTGATGTTAGCGATCTTCCGTCTTACagaaaaaaaccaaatacaCCAAATAAacaag ATAACCTTACAGTAGACTTGCGACTCCGGAATGATAAAAAATCAGTTGATTCGTACACAGAGACCAGAGAACGGGCGCTGTTGCAGTTAGTTTTCGACAtgactataaaaaatagttcTTTTATATTGGACAGCGAACTAATCGAAATCATTAAATCTCACCCGAAAAATAATCTTATTCTATTGTACAACGCGATGGCAGCGTACGGTTTGAACAACATCGACTCGTGGCGGTGTTTATTATCGTACGCCCAAACGATGGTGACCTGTGCGATTTGCTGCGGACCCATCGTGTGGCATAAAACTGATAATATAAATCAGTCAACAAATATAGATAG TGAATGGAAACCCGAttccaaaaacaaattaattgataatatactgATGTTTACGGAAAACCATACGAAATACACGGAAAAAACCTTATCTGCGGCCACTAACGTGTCggaaaa aaagcgttcaaataatgatatacattttttcaaagaaaattcAACTACTCAACTTGATTATGATATCAACACGAttgtaaacacaaaatataacgaCTATCGTTCGATAGAACGTGCTAATACAGACTCTGACAATTCGACGATCACAT tttcctTATCATTGACGGACTTCGAACAATTATGCAGTGAAAACGACTCAAACCCGGCTATAAAATATCAACACTCGC TTTCTCAGGTAGACTTTGAACATTTTCAAATGGAGACCGAAgaacaaaatgattttttagaaACTACACAATTGAAATACAGTGGAAATATCAAAGaagaaa aagaTCAGAGTATTCAAAAAAAACTATGCGATAACCCTAATCATTCACTAACGATTAGTGATACAGATTACCTTCGCATCATCAAAAAAACTATCgatatttcaaaatcaaaagttTTAGATCAACACGGCCAAAATTgttctgatttttatttaacaaacacTTTAAGTATAAAggatataaatgattattggaAACAGTTTATGTACGCTTTTCCTGAAGATCGTTTGGTCCTATGGGATGTATTCGATAAAGCCATTAAGAAATATTACCAAACGTTACACc TCCGCTGCAAGAAAATGAAAGAAGTCGAACAACTAGAAACCGAAAATATGgagttgaaaaaaattttaaaacaatttatggaCACTGAACAG GATGATGTGCGATTACAAAAAATGTGTACTccaaaaataagaaaacaacAACAGATAACGTCTACGAAAAGAAATACAAAACCAACATTATTCACTGACGATTCTAATAACATTTGTGGAACATCAATGCatatatttacagtaaatagacctgataaaaaaaaaataagtagacCGTTTACTGCTCCAACAAATTCATAG
- the LOC132930861 gene encoding dynein regulatory complex protein 1 isoform X2, with the protein MKSNRRSKYLKNDCNTNITPNKEKKHKRKMNATKNTRKYKFDTVEVEEKELDKMDVPVSVLKQIENSESDLINYTEEGSQLVTNVHLANDNRENNRRETDKSERDIRLKAVELESEIANAKFMEISSQWPIILKKNDALEIHKYLELQKKRGLDLIEQKNQMIEILKRDLAESDNRFLQEQAAQSEDVRILQERIENQVKFMRKQYKNHIQYIKSTMDQQREYRIDRAKKGWENLYNKIILTETDSLNNRLAMIEKKENNIMKQYEMNEEIIRNLKSNMNTELNYLQREFELIKLKCVDNVEKLNYNYQVLKRREEENACAKAIQRRKINKLQDILSTKKKILRENKTDFKAKVPLLHDEIEKLKQDIERHEKKAERFAEIQEKTYKELWNFSQEQINIHLQRIFNVDKFIHETQLSIDWQPPPKVKYLDVSDLPSYRKKPNTPNKQDNLTVDLRLRNDKKSVDSYTETRERALLQLVFDMTIKNSSFILDSELIEIIKSHPKNNLILLYNAMAAYGLNNIDSWRCLLSYAQTMVTCAICCGPIVWHKTDNINQSTNIDSEWKPDSKNKLIDNILMFTENHTKYTEKTLSAATNVSEKKRSNNDIHFFKENSTTQLDYDINTIVNTKYNDYRSIERANTDSDNSTITFSLSLTDFEQLCSENDSNPAIKYQHSLSQVDFEHFQMETEEQNDFLETTQLKYSGNIKEEKDQSIQKKLCDNPNHSLTISDTDYLRIIKKTIDISKSKVLDQHGQNCSDFYLTNTLSIKDINDYWKQFMYAFPEDRLVLWDVFDKAIKKYYQTLHRMHKYINNPLQENERSRTTRNRKYGVEKNFKTIYGH; encoded by the exons ATGAAGTCTAATAGAagatcaaaatatttgaaaaatgattgCAACACGAATATTACaccaaataaagaaaaaaaacacaagaGAAAGATGAACGCAACAAAAAATACTAGAAAATATAA aTTCGACACAGTAGAAGTGGAAGAAAAAGAACTTGATAAGATGGATGTACCTGTATctgtattaaaacaaattgaaaacagTGAATCAGACCTTATTAACTATACAGAAGAAGGGTCTCAATTAGTGACTAACGTACATTTAGCGAATGACAATCGTGAAAATAATCGTAGAGAAACTGACAAAAGTGAAAGAGATATTCGATTAAAAGCAGTTGAATTGGAATCTGAAATAGCTAATGCTAAATTTATGGAAATTAGCAGTCAATggcctataatattaaaaaaaaacgatgccTTAGAAATCCACAAATATTTAGAACTACAAAAaa AAAGAGGATTGGATcttattgaacaaaaaaatcaaatgattGAAATACTGAAACGTGATTTAGCTGAATCGGACAATAGATTTTTACAAGAACAGGCAGCCCAAAGTGAAGATGTTCGAATTTTACAAGAAAGGATTGAAAATCAAGTGAAATTTATgagaaaacaatacaaaaatcacatacaatacataaaa TCAACTATGGACCAACAACGAGAATATAGAATTGATAGAGCTAAAAAGGGCTGGGAAAacctttataataaaataatattaactgaaACCGATTCATTAAATAATCGTTTGGCAATGATCGAAAAgaaggaaaataatataatgaaacaatATGAAATGAACGAAGAAATAATCAGAAATTTAAAATCCAACATGAATACAGAATTAAAC tacttaCAAAGGGAATTTGagttaattaaacttaaatgtgTAGATAATGTGgagaaactaaattataattatcaagttCTCAAAAGACGAGAAGAGGAAAATGCTTGTGCAAAAGCTATCCAAAGGAGAAAAATCAATAA attacAGGATATTTTATCGACAAAGAAAaagattttaagagaaaataaaACTGATTTCAAAGCCAAAGTTCCTTTGCTACACgatgaaattgaaaaattgaaacaaGACATTGAGCGACACGAAAAAAAAGCTGAACGATTTGCGGAAATCCAAGAAAAGACGTATAAAGAACTGTGGAATTTTTCTCAAGAACAAATCAATATTCATTTACAAAga attttcaATGTCGATAAATTCATACACGAAACTCAATTAAGTATTGATTGGCAGCCACCGCCAAAAGTCAAATATCTTGATGTTAGCGATCTTCCGTCTTACagaaaaaaaccaaatacaCCAAATAAacaag ATAACCTTACAGTAGACTTGCGACTCCGGAATGATAAAAAATCAGTTGATTCGTACACAGAGACCAGAGAACGGGCGCTGTTGCAGTTAGTTTTCGACAtgactataaaaaatagttcTTTTATATTGGACAGCGAACTAATCGAAATCATTAAATCTCACCCGAAAAATAATCTTATTCTATTGTACAACGCGATGGCAGCGTACGGTTTGAACAACATCGACTCGTGGCGGTGTTTATTATCGTACGCCCAAACGATGGTGACCTGTGCGATTTGCTGCGGACCCATCGTGTGGCATAAAACTGATAATATAAATCAGTCAACAAATATAGATAG TGAATGGAAACCCGAttccaaaaacaaattaattgataatatactgATGTTTACGGAAAACCATACGAAATACACGGAAAAAACCTTATCTGCGGCCACTAACGTGTCggaaaa aaagcgttcaaataatgatatacattttttcaaagaaaattcAACTACTCAACTTGATTATGATATCAACACGAttgtaaacacaaaatataacgaCTATCGTTCGATAGAACGTGCTAATACAGACTCTGACAATTCGACGATCACAT tttcctTATCATTGACGGACTTCGAACAATTATGCAGTGAAAACGACTCAAACCCGGCTATAAAATATCAACACTCGC TTTCTCAGGTAGACTTTGAACATTTTCAAATGGAGACCGAAgaacaaaatgattttttagaaACTACACAATTGAAATACAGTGGAAATATCAAAGaagaaa aagaTCAGAGTATTCAAAAAAAACTATGCGATAACCCTAATCATTCACTAACGATTAGTGATACAGATTACCTTCGCATCATCAAAAAAACTATCgatatttcaaaatcaaaagttTTAGATCAACACGGCCAAAATTgttctgatttttatttaacaaacacTTTAAGTATAAAggatataaatgattattggaAACAGTTTATGTACGCTTTTCCTGAAGATCGTTTGGTCCTATGGGATGTATTCGATAAAGCCATTAAGAAATATTACCAAACGTTACACcgtatgcataaatatataaacaa TCCGCTGCAAGAAAATGAAAGAAGTCGAACAACTAGAAACCGAAAATATGgagttgaaaaaaattttaaaacaatttatggaCACTGA
- the LOC132929582 gene encoding facilitated trehalose transporter Tret1-like isoform X1 codes for MRISWTSNYVPDFVSYCQDVREISRRVHKTIAIMSAVAAHVNSISVGMCQGFSAVLLPQLLDSNSSILVNNVEASWIASLGVISNPLGALMSGVFMQTLGRKTTVQLTSIPFLIGWTIIGLSTDITFLCLGRFISGVAIGMSSACYVYVAEVSLAKHRGVLSSFGPIFVSIGVLIVYSLGSIMPWQVVSILCALTSFLSFLSVNLTPESPSWLASKGRVADAGKSLMWLRRKPSLADKELAEILNNLADGNNGSSSAPTLRDFAAPAVWKPFLILVCFFVLQEASGIYIILYYAVNFFQVAGSTVDSNVASIAVAVLRLVMSVTGSVCIQHVNRRTMAMASAVLMAVSMAACGAYESAYGPLLVDARPYGWVPLACILFNVSVSMLGMVPLPWMMIGELFPLKVRGIMGGLVPSLGYFFIFVTVKMSPSLMTALATDQIMWLFAAAAALAACFVAAFLPETRGKTLLQIEKLFSSGDRDATHKGAAVYAEKKKFKPGDPATAVYTISSLVDACHKLPPVRPPPGI; via the exons ATGCGGATATCGTGGACGTCGAATTATGTTCCGGATTTCGTAAGTTACTGTCAAGACGTGCGGGAAATCTCTCGGCGGGTCCATAAAACTATAGCA ATCATGTCCGCCGTGGCAGCCCATGTCAATTCAATTTCCGTGGGCATGTGTCAGGGGTTCTCGGCAGTACTCCTTCCGCAACTCCTCGACTCCAACAGTTCCATTTTAGTAAACAACGTGGAAGCGTCGTGGATAG CCAGTTTAGGGGTTATATCGAACCCTCTAGGAGCGTTGATGTCCGGTGTTTTCATGCAGACCTTAGGGAGAAAAACAACAGTTCAATTGACATCTATACCGTTCTTAATTGGTTGGACAATAATTGGATTGTCTACAGACATAACGTTTTTATGTTTGGGTCGATTCATATCAGGAGTCGCTATCG GCATGTCGTCGGCTTGTTACGTTTACGTGGCAGAAGTGAGCTTGGCTAAACACCGAGGTGTGCTGTCGTCGTTCGGGCCGATTTTCGTGTCGATCGGAGTGCTGATCGTCTACTCGCTGGGCTCGATCATGCCGTGGCAGGTGGTCAGCATCCTGTGCGCACTAACGTCGTTCCTGAGCTTCCTGTCGGTGAACCTGACGCCCGAGTCGCCGTCGTGGCTGGCGTCCAAGGGCCGCGTTGCGGACGCCGGCAAGTCGCTGATGTGGCTGCGCCGGAAACCGTCGCTGGCCGACAAGGAGCTGGCCGAGATCCTGAACAACCTGGCCGACGGCAACAACGGGTCCTCGTCCGCGCCCACGCTCCGGGACTTCGCCGCGCCCGCCGTCTGGAAACCGTTCCTGATCCTGGTGTGCTTCTTCGTGCTGCAGGAGGCCAGCGgcatatacataatactgtACTACGCCGTAAACTTTTTCCAAGTGGCCGGCTCGACGGTGGACAGCAACGTGGCGTCGATCGCGGTCGCCGTGCTCCGGCTGGTCATGAGCGTCACCGGGTCCGTGTGCATACAGCACGTGAACCGCCGGACGATGGCCATGGCGTCGGCCGTCCTGATGGCCGTGTCGATGGCCGCGTGCGGCGCGTACGAGTCGGCGTACGGGCCGCTGCTGGTGGACGCCAGGCCGTACGGCTGGGTGCCGCTGGCGTGCATCCTGTTCAACGTGAGCGTCAGCATGCTGGGAATGGTGCCGCTGCCGTGGATGATGATCGGCGAGCTGTTCCCGCTCAAGGTCCGCGGCATAATGGGCGGCCTGGTGCCGTCGCTGGGCTACTTCTTCATATTCGTCACGGTGAAAATGTCGCCGAGCCTGATGACCGCGCTGGCCACCGACCAGATCATGTGGCTGTTCGCGGCCGCCGCCGCGCTCGCCGCGTGCTTCGTGGCCGCGTTCCTGCCGGAGACCCGGGGCAAGACGCTGCTCCAGATCGAGAAGCTGTTCAGCAGCGGCGACCGCGACGCCACGCACAAGGGCGCCGCGGTGTACGCGGAAAAGAAGAAGTTCAAGCCCGGCGATCCGGCCACCGCGGTGTACACCATCAGTTCGTTGGTGGACGCGTGTCACAAACTGCCGCCGGTGCGACCGCCGCCGGGCATATAG
- the LOC132929582 gene encoding facilitated trehalose transporter Tret1-like isoform X2 — MKNSFKTLWNTWQWGCGRTIMSAVAAHVNSISVGMCQGFSAVLLPQLLDSNSSILVNNVEASWIASLGVISNPLGALMSGVFMQTLGRKTTVQLTSIPFLIGWTIIGLSTDITFLCLGRFISGVAIGMSSACYVYVAEVSLAKHRGVLSSFGPIFVSIGVLIVYSLGSIMPWQVVSILCALTSFLSFLSVNLTPESPSWLASKGRVADAGKSLMWLRRKPSLADKELAEILNNLADGNNGSSSAPTLRDFAAPAVWKPFLILVCFFVLQEASGIYIILYYAVNFFQVAGSTVDSNVASIAVAVLRLVMSVTGSVCIQHVNRRTMAMASAVLMAVSMAACGAYESAYGPLLVDARPYGWVPLACILFNVSVSMLGMVPLPWMMIGELFPLKVRGIMGGLVPSLGYFFIFVTVKMSPSLMTALATDQIMWLFAAAAALAACFVAAFLPETRGKTLLQIEKLFSSGDRDATHKGAAVYAEKKKFKPGDPATAVYTISSLVDACHKLPPVRPPPGI, encoded by the exons ATGAAAAATTCCTTCAAGACGTTATGGAACACCTGGCAATGGGGATGTGGCCGAACT ATCATGTCCGCCGTGGCAGCCCATGTCAATTCAATTTCCGTGGGCATGTGTCAGGGGTTCTCGGCAGTACTCCTTCCGCAACTCCTCGACTCCAACAGTTCCATTTTAGTAAACAACGTGGAAGCGTCGTGGATAG CCAGTTTAGGGGTTATATCGAACCCTCTAGGAGCGTTGATGTCCGGTGTTTTCATGCAGACCTTAGGGAGAAAAACAACAGTTCAATTGACATCTATACCGTTCTTAATTGGTTGGACAATAATTGGATTGTCTACAGACATAACGTTTTTATGTTTGGGTCGATTCATATCAGGAGTCGCTATCG GCATGTCGTCGGCTTGTTACGTTTACGTGGCAGAAGTGAGCTTGGCTAAACACCGAGGTGTGCTGTCGTCGTTCGGGCCGATTTTCGTGTCGATCGGAGTGCTGATCGTCTACTCGCTGGGCTCGATCATGCCGTGGCAGGTGGTCAGCATCCTGTGCGCACTAACGTCGTTCCTGAGCTTCCTGTCGGTGAACCTGACGCCCGAGTCGCCGTCGTGGCTGGCGTCCAAGGGCCGCGTTGCGGACGCCGGCAAGTCGCTGATGTGGCTGCGCCGGAAACCGTCGCTGGCCGACAAGGAGCTGGCCGAGATCCTGAACAACCTGGCCGACGGCAACAACGGGTCCTCGTCCGCGCCCACGCTCCGGGACTTCGCCGCGCCCGCCGTCTGGAAACCGTTCCTGATCCTGGTGTGCTTCTTCGTGCTGCAGGAGGCCAGCGgcatatacataatactgtACTACGCCGTAAACTTTTTCCAAGTGGCCGGCTCGACGGTGGACAGCAACGTGGCGTCGATCGCGGTCGCCGTGCTCCGGCTGGTCATGAGCGTCACCGGGTCCGTGTGCATACAGCACGTGAACCGCCGGACGATGGCCATGGCGTCGGCCGTCCTGATGGCCGTGTCGATGGCCGCGTGCGGCGCGTACGAGTCGGCGTACGGGCCGCTGCTGGTGGACGCCAGGCCGTACGGCTGGGTGCCGCTGGCGTGCATCCTGTTCAACGTGAGCGTCAGCATGCTGGGAATGGTGCCGCTGCCGTGGATGATGATCGGCGAGCTGTTCCCGCTCAAGGTCCGCGGCATAATGGGCGGCCTGGTGCCGTCGCTGGGCTACTTCTTCATATTCGTCACGGTGAAAATGTCGCCGAGCCTGATGACCGCGCTGGCCACCGACCAGATCATGTGGCTGTTCGCGGCCGCCGCCGCGCTCGCCGCGTGCTTCGTGGCCGCGTTCCTGCCGGAGACCCGGGGCAAGACGCTGCTCCAGATCGAGAAGCTGTTCAGCAGCGGCGACCGCGACGCCACGCACAAGGGCGCCGCGGTGTACGCGGAAAAGAAGAAGTTCAAGCCCGGCGATCCGGCCACCGCGGTGTACACCATCAGTTCGTTGGTGGACGCGTGTCACAAACTGCCGCCGGTGCGACCGCCGCCGGGCATATAG